A genomic segment from Pediococcus acidilactici encodes:
- a CDS encoding YdcF family protein: protein MLTYLFLILTILVSSIYLYKDRRNFIAGIFFAGSCINLTLLTTLGIAAYLAGDSRIGIISLAVFLLLGIIVVPLLVGFSLIINTYVMQTREGKSLTAKLSLIFGVNLLLVLGAGAAILLANQYLGRLTGILFVFIGIDVTFTFIFSCYLFYSFLYQIIPIREKVDYIITLGAGIRSETVTPLLKGRLDKALEYFWKQDGNPKFVVSGGQGPDEPVSEAYAMAKYLKCQHVPEDKIILEDQSTTTLQNMKFSKQKIEKDWKRSGMPKVIFATNNYHVLRSAIYARKAGLNANGVGSPTSFYFLPSALIREYIALLVIYKKTTIAIVLGWILLGLLLAFF, encoded by the coding sequence ATGCTTACTTACCTTTTTTTAATTCTTACTATTTTAGTTTCTAGCATTTACCTGTATAAAGATCGGCGTAATTTTATTGCAGGAATCTTTTTTGCGGGAAGCTGTATTAATTTAACTTTACTAACGACTTTAGGGATTGCCGCTTATCTAGCTGGGGATTCTAGGATTGGAATCATTAGCCTTGCAGTGTTTTTACTATTAGGGATCATCGTGGTTCCGTTACTAGTTGGATTTAGTTTAATTATTAATACTTACGTCATGCAAACGCGCGAAGGCAAAAGTTTGACAGCTAAATTGTCGCTAATTTTTGGGGTTAACCTGTTACTTGTATTGGGTGCGGGTGCGGCTATTTTACTTGCCAACCAGTACTTGGGTCGGTTAACAGGCATATTGTTCGTTTTTATAGGAATCGACGTAACTTTTACGTTTATCTTTAGTTGTTATTTGTTCTATTCTTTTCTGTATCAAATAATTCCTATAAGAGAAAAAGTTGATTATATTATTACGTTAGGCGCTGGAATAAGGTCAGAAACCGTAACTCCGCTCTTAAAAGGGCGACTAGACAAAGCGTTAGAATACTTTTGGAAACAGGATGGAAATCCCAAGTTTGTAGTTAGTGGTGGGCAGGGACCTGATGAACCCGTTTCAGAAGCCTATGCCATGGCGAAATACCTTAAATGTCAACATGTCCCCGAAGATAAAATCATTTTAGAAGACCAATCCACCACTACATTACAAAATATGAAGTTTTCAAAGCAAAAGATTGAAAAGGATTGGAAAAGGTCAGGAATGCCTAAGGTTATTTTTGCTACTAACAACTATCATGTATTGCGCAGCGCAATTTATGCTCGTAAGGCGGGGTTAAATGCAAACGGAGTGGGTTCACCAACTTCATTTTACTTTTTACCTAGCGCGCTAATTCGTGAATATATCGCTTTGTTAGTGATTTATAAGAAAACTACCATTGCGATTGTGTTAGGATGGATTTTGCTTGGACTCTTGTTAGCATTTTTTTAG